In Triticum aestivum cultivar Chinese Spring chromosome 5B, IWGSC CS RefSeq v2.1, whole genome shotgun sequence, the following proteins share a genomic window:
- the LOC123114522 gene encoding F-box protein At4g00755 has translation MEDSSSYLPGPAADFVDYLGPDTSATVFTMLHHPADLARASAVSRSWRQFVIDNQFSKLQCLRACPELSTFTTVHLTTTTTTTTRNPSQCQDQDTAEKLHRVYTHLAHGLLSPYNPRDCIIHCIGASSTDNFPNETIENTLDPVDHLDSNRPSYWSSAGQRDPAVPECLIYRLQADLCLVHEIKLQPFKAFFQHGDPIYSPKSIRVQMGYPSSPLRPEALVSDENEGQLIDDTNYVWTYTSPEFPMLQENVLQSFKLPHPVLCIGGVVKVELLGRVQKQAIDGLYYICISHVQIMGKALSRDLGVVPRGNGLVLNYYLHPHTCGVPRSESSRDNGRSRWQGLASRIWHSGTARRIGGLNQTLLSRLFGGPLRLVVVADESEGEEEDDLP, from the exons atggaggattcctcctcctactTGCCGGGGCCGGCGGCGGATTTCGTCGACTACCTGGGCCCCGACACCTCCGCCACCGTCTTCACCATGCTCCACCACCCCGCCGACCTCGCACGCGCATCCGCCGTCTCCCGATCCTGGCGACAATTCG ttatcGACAACCAGTTCAGCAAGCTGCAGTGCCTGCGGGCCTGCCCGGAGCTCTCCACCTTCACCACCGTCcacctcaccaccaccaccaccaccaccaccagaaaCCCCTCTCAATGCCAGGACCAGGACACCGCCGAGAAGCTCCACCGGGTGTACACGCACCTCGCCCACGGCCTCCTCTCGCCCTACAACCCCAGGGACTGCATCATCCACTGCATCGGCGCCTCCAGCACCGACAACTTCCCCAACGAGACCATCGAGAACACCCTCGACCCCGTCGACCACCTTGACTCCAACAGGCCATCCTACTGGTCCAGCGCCGGCCAGAGGGACCCCGCCGTGCCCGAGTGCCTCATATATCGCCTCCAGGCCGATCTCTGCCTCGTTCACGAGATCAAGCTGCAGCCATTCAAAG CGTTTTTCCAGCATGGCGACCCGATATATTCGCCAAAGAGCATCCGGGTCCAGATGGGCTATCCAAGCTCACCGCTACGCCCTGAAGCACTCGTCTCTGATGAAAATGAAGGCCAGTTGATTGATGATACAAACTATGTCTGGACCTACACATCTCCAGAATTCCCAATGCTGCAG GAAAATGTTTTGCAATCCTTCAAGTTACCACACCCGGTTCTCTGTATTGGCGGGGTGGTCAAGGTTGAGCTTCTTGGGAGGGTTCAGAAACAGGCAATCGATGGTCTCTACTACATATG CATATCTCATGTCCAAATAATGGGGAAGGCACTCTCACGAGACCTCGGGGTCGTTCCTCGCGGGAACGGCCTCGTCCTGAACTACTATCTGCATCCCCATACATGCGGCGTTCCCCGCAGCGAGTCGTCACGGGACAATGGGCGCAGCAGGTGGCAGGGCTTGGCGTCGAGGATCTGGCATTCTGGCACGGCGCGAAGGATAGGAGGGCTGAACCAAACGCTGCTGAGCAGACTGTTTGGCGGTCCGTTGCGGCTTGTGGTCGTAGCGGACGAAtcggaaggggaggaggaggatgatctTCCTTAG
- the LOC123114518 gene encoding pentatricopeptide repeat-containing protein At5g52850, chloroplastic, giving the protein MPLRLPRHRRHLAPAPCVGQSRAAASWAAAVADHARAGRHAAALTVFRRVLAAHPAAAADELAYSALLRCRDARLGYQIHAQACRRGLAASNPVLACSLLAFYSAARSDLPAAARLFDEMPMPRRDAVAYTAMMSAFIRAGDWARALALYPRMLAAGDAPPTEHTFANLLALCASRQLCCHGRQLHAQLLRWGADLNLVLKTALLHMYSSCGFMDHAHAVLCSTPDTDVVLWTAMIAGYSRAGDLQAALRMFRHMEQAGVLPSAFTFSGIITACASSSSAQPQASQTGRQLHARVFKFALEHDISVCNALVDLYSKSSARLLDLLHAFSATDSPNVVSWTALISGLARHGRDKDAFAAFAEMRASEVQPNSFTVSTLLKGCGSSESFLHATKIHAYVLKTSLGSLDVSVGNSLVDLYSRFARMDDAWAVATTMVCARDNLTYTSLAKGLNQIGLPSKALELVVLMFREEVRIDGFSLACFLSAAATLPSVVPGKHLHCCSLKLGLSSQVPVSNSLINMYSKHKCVEDAKSVFHSIREPSVVSWNALISGLAYNNECYYEALSVFEDMTLAGAQPDSITFSAVLYACTHGGFVDIGINHFNSMRNSFGVSPQRSHYTLFLDMLGRAGRLTEAACTIEAMPIRPDVSMYKNLLAFCELHNDLVVAENITRKALELYPSDTVFQNTLSGISGAPWKHECGAPWKHRMKSDADIQAKA; this is encoded by the coding sequence ATGCCGCTGCGGCTGCCGCGTCACCGCCGCCACCTCGCGCCGGCACCATGCGTCGGCCAGAGCCGTGCGGCGGCTTCGTGGGCCGCCGCCGTAGCCGACCACGCGCGCGCaggccgccacgccgccgcgctcaCCGTCTTCCGACGCGTCCTCGCCGCCCACCCGGCCGCGGCCGCCGACGAGCTCGCCTACTCGGCGCTCCTCCGCTGCCGCGACGCCCGCCTGGGCTATCAGATACACGCGCAGGCGTGCCGCCGGGGCCTCGCCGCCTCCAACCCCGTCCTCGCCTGCTCCCTGCTCGCCTTCTACTCCGCCGCCCGCTCCGACCTCCCGGCCGCCGCCAggctgttcgacgaaatgccaatgCCGCGGAGGGACGCCGTCGCCTACACCGCCATGATGTCGGCTTTCATCCGCGCCGGCGACTGGGCCCGGGCCCTGGCGCTCTACCCTCGcatgctcgccgccggcgacgcgCCGCCCACCGAGCACACCTTCGCCAACCTGCTGGCACTCTGCGCCTCCAGGCAGCTGTGCTGCCACGGGAGGCAGCTCCACGCGCAGCTCCTCCGCTGGGGGGCCGACCTCAACCTGGTGCTCAAGACCGCGCTCCTCCACATGTACTCCAGCTGTGGCTTCATGGACCACGCGCACGCCGTGCTCTGCTCCACGCCCGACACGGACGTCGTGCTCTGGACGGCCATGATTGCCGGCTACTCACGCGCAGGAGACCTCCAGGCCGCTCTGCGCATGTTCCGTCACATGGAACAGGCTGGCGTGCTGCCCAGTGCCTTCACCTTCTCCGGGATCATCACCGCCtgtgcttcttcttcctctgcccagCCCCAGGCGTCACAGACTGGACGGCAGCTCCATGCCCGCGTCTTCAAGTTTGCTCTGGAGCACGACATCTCTGTCTGCAACGCGCTCGTCGACTTGTACAGCAAGTCGTCCGCCCGTCTGCTCGACCTGCTCCATGCGTTCAGTGCCACAGACAGCCCGAATGTGGTGTCCTGGACTGCCTTGATCTCTGGACTTGCACGCCATGGCAGAGACAAGGATGCATTTGCGGCGTTCGCAGAGATGCGGGCCAGCGAGGTGCAACCCAACTCATTCACCGTCTCCACCCTTCTCAAGGGCTGTGGCTCCTCAGAATCTTTCCTACATGCTACAAAAATCCATGCTTATGTGCTCAAGACCAGCCTTGGGTCTTTGGATGTGTCTGTTGGGAACTCGCTGGTCGATCTTTATTCCAGGTTTGCAAGAATGGATGACGCGTGGGCAGTCGCGACAACAATGGTCTGTGCAAGGGACAACCTCACATACACAAGCCTTGCAAAGGGGCTGAATCAGATCGGCCTTCCAAGCAAGGCCCTTGAGTTGGTGGTCCTCATGTTTCGTGAGGAGGTTCGTATCGACGGTTTCAGTCTCGCCTGCTTCCTCTCTGCCGCTGCGACCTTGCCATCCGTAGTGCCTGGAAAGCACTTGCACTGCTGCTCGCTGAAATTGGGATTGAGCAGTCAGGTCCCAGTTTCCAACAGCCTTATCAACATGTACAGCAAGCATAAGTGTGTGGAGGATGCTAAGAGCGTTTTCCACTCAATCAGGGAGCCAAGTGTCGTGTCGTGGAACGCACTAATATCTGGGCTGGCATACAACAATGAGTGCTATTATGAAGCGCTGTCGGTTTTCGAAGACATGACATTGGCTGGGGCACAGCCTGATAGTATCACTTTCTCTGCTGTGCTTTATGCCTGCACTCATGGTGGCTTCGTTGACATTGGCATCAACCATTTCAACTCTATGAGGAATTCGTTTGGTGTTTCCCCACAAAGGAGCCACTACACGCTCTTTCTGGATATGTTAGGACGAGCGGGTCGTCTTACGGAGGCGGCATGCACCATTGAGGCCATGCCCATCCGTCCTGACGTGTCCATGTACAAGAATCTGTTAGCATTTTGCGAGCTCCATAATGATCTGGTTGTTGCAGAAAATATCACAAGGAAGGCACTGGAGTTATACCCATCGGACACAGTATTTCAGAATACCCTTTCAGGCATCAGTGGTGCTCCTTGGAAACATGAGTGTGGTGCTCCATGGAAACACAGGATGAAGAGTGATGCAGATATTCAAGCTAAAGCCTAA
- the LOC123114523 gene encoding uncharacterized protein has product MPSHLSAFKHPNAMNSALTLVSFQSPSFNLKQRPLSQRQQISVEWGERQQYSPKPRRAIPGPNATGGLNNADRRGNTLPSSPMTHVIQEFCSSLNDKDIARLMELIDPDCTVKHTSYYKPLDIKDTIAYFARLMEAMRKNVKFAIDEVCQGVEPTVAAAIWHLEWNGKIIPFTRGCSFYMCSAKGEALLIRKVHIFNESPVKPVNLALDILLFVTFLFDLLPKQAEDFLQNPEALVQSCVKFYKFLLEPVIVYLLAYSIRFWSFVVKLYKLYLEPCIVYLLAYNFRFWSFVARRLDTVLDVLYNIFKQFM; this is encoded by the exons ATGCCTTCACATCTTTCTGCATTCAAACACCCAAACGCCATGAACTCTGCCCTCACGCTTGTCTCTTTCCAGTCTCCCTCTTTCAACCTAAAACAACGCCCACTGTCCCAGCGCCAGCAGATAAGCGTCGAGTGGGGGGAGAGGCAACAATATTCGCCAAAGCCCAGACGAGCGATACCAGGGCCAAATGCAACGGGGGGACTCAACAATGCTGACCGCAGAGGTAATACCTTACCATCTTCACCCATGACACATGTGATCCAGGAGTTCTGCTCCTCCCTCAATGACAAGGACATCGCACGGCTCATGGAGCTGATTGACCCTGATTGCACCGTCAAGCACACTTCATATTATAAACCACTGGACATCAAG GATACTATTGCATACTTCGCAAGGCTTATGGAAGCTATGAGAAAGAATGTCAAATTTGCTATTGATGAGGTTTGTCAAGGAGTAGAACCCACTGTTGCTGCAGCAATATGGCACCTtg AGTGGAACGGTAAGATCATCCCATTTACCAGAGGCTGCAGCTTCTACATGTGTTCAGCAAAAGGAGAAGCCCTTCTTATTAG GAAAGTCCACATCTTCAACGAGTCACCTGTGAAACCAGTAAATCTGGCATTG GACATACTTCTATTTGTTACCTTTTTGTTCGACCTACTTCCAAAACAAGCTGAag ATTTTCTACAGAATCCAGAAGCACTAGTCCAGTCCTGCGTGAAGTTTTACAAATTCCTCCTGGAGCCTGTTATCGTGTACCTTCTTGCATATTCTATCCGCTTCTGGTCATTTGTTGTGAAGCTTTACAAATTATACCTGGAGCCTTGTATCGTGTATCTTCTAGCATATAATTTCCGCTTCTGGTCATTTGTGGCACGAAGACTGGATACGGTGCTCGACGTGTTGTATAACATTTTCAAGCAGTTCATGTAA
- the LOC123114524 gene encoding uncharacterized protein, whose translation MQSIHPNTMNSALALVSFQSPSSFNLKQHPQSRHQQISIKRRKRQLCSAKPIRAIPGPNATGAYGGGNNLPSSPLTDVIQEFYSSLNDKDITRLEKLISLDCVIEDTAYYKPLDVKNTHTYFTRLMKVMGKNAKFAIDEVCQGVEPTVAVMWHLEWRGEMIPFAKGCSFFMCSANGAALLIRKVHIFDESPLKPGRLALEILNFVTNVFDTFPYIAKGFLKNKEALARFFARFYKFCGPFIVPLLACYTDVPILAYYTRFWSYVAQGFTMVLNMLYNIFKRFL comes from the exons ATGCAAAGCATACACCCAAACACCATGAATTCTGCCCTCGCGCTTGTCTCCTTCCAGTCTCCCTCTTCTTTCAACCTAAAACAGCACCCGCAGTCCCGCCACCAGCAGATCAGCATCAAGCGGCGGAAGAGGCAACTATGTTCAGCAAAGCCCATACGAGCCATACCAGGGCCGAATGCAACCGGTGCTTACGGTGGAGGCAATAACTTACCATCTTCACCCCTGACAGATGTGATTCAGGAGTTCTACTCCTCCCTCAATGACAAGGACATCACACGACTCGAGAAGCTGATTTCCCTTGATTGCGTCATCGAGGACACTGCATATTATAAACCGCTGGATGTCAAG AATACCCATACTTACTTCACAAGGCTTATGAAAGTTATGGGGAAGAATGCCAAATTTGCTATCGATGAGGTTTGTCAAGGAGTAGAACCCACTGTGGCCGTGATGTGGCACCTTG AGTGGCGCGGAGAGATGATCCCATTTGCCAAGGGCTGCAGTTTCTTCATGTGTTCAGCAAATGGAGCGGCGCTTCTTATTAG GAAAGTTCATATCTTCGACGAGTCACCCCTGAAACCAGGAAGGCTAGCATTG GAAATACTTAATTTTGTGACCAACGTGTTCGACACATTCCCATATATAGCTAAAG GTTTCCTAAAGAATAAAGAAGCACTAGCTCGGTTCTTCGCGAGGTTTTACAAATTCTGTGGGCCTTTTATCGTCCCTCTTCTTGCATGTTATACCGACGTCCCTATTCTTGCATATTATACCCGCTTCTGGTCATATGTGGCACAAGGATTCACTATGGTGCTCAACATGCTGTATAACATTTTCAAGCGGTTCCTGTAA
- the LOC123114525 gene encoding uncharacterized protein isoform X1: MNSALTLVSFHSPSLNPKQRLLSRRHKISAKSGKSQQCSPKPIRSIPGPKATRGLNKAFHGDGDNALPSSPLTDVIHEFYSSLNDKDIARLMELIDPDCTVEHASYYKPLNFKKTMTYFARLMGSMGENAKFAIDEICQGVEPTAAVVLWHLEWKGKIIPFTQGLSFCTCSANGDELLIRKVHIFNESPVKQGNQALDILHSVAYSFDKNPESAEKILQDTKGLGSFVKLYELCMELTARLFRFVAGGLITGLLILYSICKEFM; encoded by the exons ATGAATTCTGCCCTCACACTTGTCTCcttccactctccctctctcaacCCAAAACAGCGCCTCTTGTCCCGGCGACACAAGATAAGCGCCAAGTCGGGGAAGAGCCAACAATGTTCGCCAAAGCCCATACGATCAATACCAGGGCCAAAAGCAACCAGGGGTCTCAACAAAGCTTTCCATGGAGATGGAGATAATGCCTTACCATCTTCCCCCCTGACAGATGTGATTCACGAGTTCTATTCCTCCCTCAATGACAAGGACATCGCACGGCTCATGGAGCTGATTGACCCTGACTGCACCGTCGAGCACGCTTCCTATTACAAACCACTTAACTTCAAG AAGACGATGACCTACTTCGCAAGGCTCATGGGATCCATGGGGGAGAATGCCAAATTTGCCATCGATGAGATTTGTCAAGGAGTAGAACCCACTGCTGCCGTGGTATTGTGGCACCTTG AGTGGAAAGGTAAGATCATCCCATTTACCCAAGGCCTTAGTTTCTGCACGTGTTCAGCAAATGGAGACGAGCTTCTTATCAG GAAAGTTCATATCTTCAATGAGTCACCTGTGAAACAAGGAAACCAGGCACTG GACATACTTCATTCCGTTGCCTATTCGTTCGACAAAAATCCAGAATCAGCTGAAA AAATTCTACAGGACACAAAAGGGCTTGGGTCCTTTGTCAAGCTTTACGAGCTCTGCATGGAGCTTACCGCGCGTCTTTTCAGATTTGTGGCGGGTGGATTGATTACGGGACTCCTCATTTTGTATAGCATATGCAAGGAGTTCATGTAA
- the LOC123114525 gene encoding uncharacterized protein isoform X2, protein MNSALTLVSFHSPSLNPKQRLLSRRHKISAKSGKSQQCSPKPIRSIPGPKATRGLNKAFHGDGDNALPSSPLTDVIHEFYSSLNDKDIARLMELIDPDCTVEHASYYKPLNFKTMTYFARLMGSMGENAKFAIDEICQGVEPTAAVVLWHLEWKGKIIPFTQGLSFCTCSANGDELLIRKVHIFNESPVKQGNQALDILHSVAYSFDKNPESAEKILQDTKGLGSFVKLYELCMELTARLFRFVAGGLITGLLILYSICKEFM, encoded by the exons ATGAATTCTGCCCTCACACTTGTCTCcttccactctccctctctcaacCCAAAACAGCGCCTCTTGTCCCGGCGACACAAGATAAGCGCCAAGTCGGGGAAGAGCCAACAATGTTCGCCAAAGCCCATACGATCAATACCAGGGCCAAAAGCAACCAGGGGTCTCAACAAAGCTTTCCATGGAGATGGAGATAATGCCTTACCATCTTCCCCCCTGACAGATGTGATTCACGAGTTCTATTCCTCCCTCAATGACAAGGACATCGCACGGCTCATGGAGCTGATTGACCCTGACTGCACCGTCGAGCACGCTTCCTATTACAAACCACTTAACTTCAAG ACGATGACCTACTTCGCAAGGCTCATGGGATCCATGGGGGAGAATGCCAAATTTGCCATCGATGAGATTTGTCAAGGAGTAGAACCCACTGCTGCCGTGGTATTGTGGCACCTTG AGTGGAAAGGTAAGATCATCCCATTTACCCAAGGCCTTAGTTTCTGCACGTGTTCAGCAAATGGAGACGAGCTTCTTATCAG GAAAGTTCATATCTTCAATGAGTCACCTGTGAAACAAGGAAACCAGGCACTG GACATACTTCATTCCGTTGCCTATTCGTTCGACAAAAATCCAGAATCAGCTGAAA AAATTCTACAGGACACAAAAGGGCTTGGGTCCTTTGTCAAGCTTTACGAGCTCTGCATGGAGCTTACCGCGCGTCTTTTCAGATTTGTGGCGGGTGGATTGATTACGGGACTCCTCATTTTGTATAGCATATGCAAGGAGTTCATGTAA
- the LOC123114521 gene encoding protein similar-like, with amino-acid sequence MDEEEEIEGAPAFFHRHPLLFYFLLFLAFTYALVYPVFAFILAAVPVFVLTALLLGIVLLHSVPQDHDPHVYKKITHRPPQCQPSTAPIGGSTSSRHHHQPSYESSDDSSSSAHENDNRPPRAMSTASSHASFPDPDDTAANTESESTDSDHEEKQHNHHRSHKKDAVRAVAWTADDAKSIENIGSLELEMNATVEKLMSRRRARGHQRPLHQHHHQHHHVMDLADDPSKLSIATRKRNPFDLDGPYDEDDNFPDSAPSMLGLRPSRNPFFDDIDDDLHLQAPPQPSSIPGAAQKNAMLFRRHESFTVGAPHVSDFRPSRFRPYFVTEKMQGQPVTVPEASRKSSSSSTSSSSAGATAYAYAYAYASANKEEEAAAEQVEAEAEAATMSEEVKSTVEYSSRSHEVAAVDVELISDSSDDDMTLPGGGHAHKEHQVPVQQQQQAAEQEQQMKMEQEQQMKLQQEQQMKLQQEQQMKEQRMKQQLAEQEQQMKQAAEQERQMKMQQQQQLALSDDDEGDSFEVESITKQVAAAAAGKTKQLETDPAYDYSPSKTEKAAFAQLPPPAPPNKLQTMRRVFSEEDADEPWAAPSGLEETAEDEGREQDMLSAPAAGAAPPLSAAAKKAIGKSTKAYKPPTKKAVLGFFRK; translated from the coding sequence atggacgaggaggaggagattgAAGGGGCGCCGGCCTTCTTCCACCGCCACCCTCTCCTCTTctacttcctcctcttcctcgccttCACCTACGCCTTGGTCTACCCCGTCTTCGCCTTCATCCTCGCCGCCGTCCCGGTCTTCGTCCTCACCGCCCTCCTCCTCGGCATCGTCCTCCTCCACAGCGTGCCCCAGGATCATGACCCGCATGTCTACAAGAAGATCACCCACCGCCCACCACAATGCCAACCAAGTACAGCCCCCATCGGAGGGAGCACCAGCAGCAGACATCACCACCAGCCCTCCTACGAATCCAGCGACGACTCCTCCTCATCCGCACACGAAAATGACAACCGCCCACCCAGGGCCATGTCCACCGCCTCCTCACACGCCTCCTTCCCCGACCCCGACGACACCGCCGCCAACACCGAATCTGAATCAACCGACTCTGACCATGAAGAAAAGCAGCACAACCACCACCGCTCCCACAAAAAGGACGCGGTGCGGGCGGTCGCGTGGACGGCCGATGACGCCAAGAGCATCGAGAACATCGGCTCGCTCGAGCTCGAGATGAACGCCACCGTCGAGAAGCTCATGTCCAGgcgccgcgcccgcggccaccagCGACCCctccaccaacaccaccaccaacaCCATCACGTCATGGACCTCGCCGACGACCCGTCCAAGCTCAGCATCGCCACTCGGAAGAGGAACCCCTTCGACCTCGACGGGCCCTACGACGAGGACGACAACTTCCCCGACTCCGCACCCTCCATGCTCGGCCTACGCCCCTCGCGCAACCCCTTCTTCGATGATATTGACGAcgatctccatctccaagcacCACCGCAGCCGTCGTCCATCCCGGGGGCGGCCCAGAAGAACGCCATGCTGTTCCGACGGCACGAGAGCTTCACCGTGGGTGCGCCGCACGTCAGCGACTTCCGGCCATCCCGCTTCAGGCCCTACTTCGTCACGGAGAAGATGCAGGGCCAGCCGGTCACGGTTCCCGAGGCCAGCCGCAAGAGCAGCTCCTCGTCCACGTCTTCCTCCTCTGCGGGTGCCACTGCCTATGCTTACGCCTATGCCTACGCCTCCGCCAACAAAGAAGAAGAGGCAGCAGCAGAACAAgtagaagcagaagcagaagcagcaACAATGTCGGAGGAGGTGAAGAGTACCGTAGAGTACAGCAGCAGGTCTCATGAGGTGGCGGCGGTGGACGTGGAGCTCATCAGCGACTCTTCCGACGATGACATGACACTGCCTGGTGGGGGCCATGCCCATAAAGAGCATCAAGTACcggtacagcagcagcagcaggcggctGAGCAAGAGCAGCAAATGAAGATGGAGCAGGAGCAGCAAATGAAGCTGCAGCAGGAGCAGCAGATGAAGCTGCAGCAGGAGCAGCAGATGAAGGAGCAGCGAATGAAGCAGCAGTTGGCTGAGCAGGAGCAGCAAATGAAGCAGGCGGCTGAGCAAGAGCGGCAAATGaaaatgcagcagcagcagcagttggcGTTATCAGACGATGACGAGGGGGATTCGTTTGAGGTGGAGAGCATCACGAAACaagtagcagcggcggcggcgggcaaaaCCAAGCAGCTTGAGACAGATCCTGCATACGACTACAGCCCGTCAAAGACGGAGAAGGCAGCATTTGCCCAGTtacctcctccggcgccgccaaaTAAGCTGCAGACGATGCGGAGAGTGTTCTCAGAAGAAGACGCGGACGAGCCATGGGCAGCGCCGAGCGGACTGGAGGAGACAGCTGAGGATGAGGGCAGGGAGCAAGACATGTTATCTGCTCCTGCTGCTGGTGCTGCCCCTCCTCTTTCTGCGGCCGCCAAGAAAGCTATCGGCAAGTCCACCAAGGCGTACAAGCCGCCAACCAAGAAGGCAGTCTTAGGCTTCTTCCGCAAGTga
- the LOC123117914 gene encoding NDR1/HIN1-like protein 2 — MPPPPQTETAAAGGGRSRARRIAHRTRDSCVAVFCSTLCSVLLAVILVAGVALFVAWLGLRPHRPRFTLSSFSLSGPGGQGQGQAAFNVSDRNPNRHIGIYYDGATRASLRFYDALVASGPAFPAGWYQPNMTTISIAGVLDVVGPTPADPAAWHSFSAALHAGRLPLRLELVFSGVRFRVASVFHSGRQRMHVKCDLLVGADGNLLRESVGTSCDRYL, encoded by the coding sequence atgccgccgccgccgcaaacagAAACAGCAGCGGCAGGAGGAGGTCGGAGCCGCGCCCGTCGCATAGCGCACCGCACCAGGGACAGCTGCGTGGCCGTCTTCTGCAGCACGCTCTGCTCCGTCCTCCTCGCCGTCATCCTCGTGGCCGGCGTCGCCCTCTTCGTCGCCTGGCTCGGCCTCCGCCCGCACCGCCCGCGCTTCAccctctcctccttctccctctccggcCCGGGGGGACAGGGACAGGGCCAGGCCGCCTTCAACGTGTCGGACCGCAACCCCAACCGCCACATCGGCATCTACTACGACGGCGCCACGCGCGCCTCCCTCCGCTTCTACGACGCGCTGGTGGCCTCCGGCCCGGCCTTCCCCGCCGGCTGGTACCAGCCCAACATGACCACCATCTCCATCGCCGGCGTGCTCGACGTCGTCGGCCCAacgcccgccgaccccgccgcgtGGCACTCCTTCTCCGCCGCGCTCCACGCCGGGCGCCTCCCGCTGCGCCTGGAGCTCGTCTTCTCAGGCGTCCGGTTCAGAGTCGCCAGTGTGTTCCACTCGGGTCGGCAGAGGATGCATGTCAAGTGCGACCTGCTCGTCGGCGCCGACGGCAACCTGCTCCGCGAATCCGTGGGGACATCCTGCGACAGATACTTGTGA